The region GGCGGCGGTGTCCGGACGAGCCTGATGACGACGGAGGAGCCCGCCGGGGTCACGTGCGCGCGGCACCAGGTTCGACGTCGAGAACGTCTGGTCGCTCGGTGACGCAGGCGTCGTCGTGGTGTCGGGCGGCGGTTACAACCGCGACGACGGGTCCGGCGTGCGGAAGGTCCTCGCGGACGAGGACTTCCTGCGCCGGCTGGCCGCCGCGCCGGTCCTGCCGGTCGGCATCTGCACCGGCGTCATGGTGCTGTCCGCCGCAGAGATCACCCGTGTCCGCAACACGACCACGCACCACGCCGCGAAGGCGAACCTCGCCGCCCGGAACGCGACGGTGATCAACGCACGCGTGGCCGACGACGGCGAGCCGATCAGCGGCGGCATCACCTCGGGGCTGGACGTCGTGCTGTGGCTGGTCGAACGGTTCCCCGGTGTGGCCGCCCACCAGGTGGAGACGGTGATGGAGTACGAATGCCGGGGAGCCCTGTGGCGCTGGTGGTTGCTGGCGTGCCGCTTGTGGTCAGTCGACGACCGCAGTGACCTCGGCCTCGACCAGGATGCCCGGCTCGAAGAGGATCTCGACGCCGATCAGCGCCGTAGGCGGGGTCGCCGTGATGCCCAGTTCCGTCGCTGCCTGCTCGGCGCCGGCGAGGAACGCGTCGTACATCTTCCGCTTCCAGCCGGCCGCGTACCAGGTGAAGCGGACGACGTCGTCGAACGTCGCCCCTGCCGCCGCCAGTGACTTCGCGACGTTGCGGTACACCTGCGCGACCTGTCCTGCCAAGTCGCCGGGCGCGACCAGCTCGCCGTTGCCGTCCCAGGCGACCTGGCCGGCGACGTGGATCTGCTTGCTGCCGGTTGCCACGGCCACGTGGTGGTAGAGCGGCACCTGGACGTGTCCGTCGGGGTTGATCAGGGAAACCGTCATGACTGCGCACTCCTCAGACCGTAAGTTGGGATGACTTCACCCTTGAAGTCATCCCATGATGCAGTGACTTCAAGGGTGAAGTCAAATCGGTCCCGGTAGGGTGTCCCGGTGTCCTCAGAACGGGAAGCCGACCGAGACGCTTCGACGGAGCCGCGCTGGCTCGACGCCGCCGAGAAGGAAGCGTGGACCGGCCTCATCTCGATGGCGCTGCTGATGCCGGGCCGCTTGGAAGCGCCCCTGCACCAGGAGTCCGGCCTGACGCTGTTCGAGTACATGACGCTGAGCCAGATCTCCGAAGCACCGGGGCGCGTGATCCGCATGAGCGAGCTGGCCTACCTGACCAACGGCTCGCTGTCCCGGCTGTCGAACGTCGTCAAACGGCTCGAACAGCGGGGCTTGGTGACGCGCTCACCCGACCCGGCGGACGGCCGCTACACACTCGCCACCCTCACCAGCAGCGGTTACGAACTCCTCGTCGCCGCCGCGCCGGTGCACCTGCGCGCGGTGCGGGAGCTCGTGCTCGACCCGCTCAGTAAGGCCGACCGGCGGGCGCTGGCCCGCATCGCCGCCAAGCTCCGCACCCGTCCGTCGGACTACCACCAGGACGCGCGTTGAGACTGGCTGAACCGCTCACGGTGCTCGTGGAACTCCGCATCCCGTCGTAGCTCGGGGGAGGAATCCCGGCAACAACAGATCGAGAACCTGCTCTCCGCCATGCCGGACTCCACCGCCAGCCTCTCGCCCCGGCGCTGCCCGCACTCATCGCCGAGGCGAAAGACGACGCCGGCACTCTGACCGCGCTCGCCATCGTGGCCTGGATCCCGGACCAGACCGCCTTGGCCGCCAAGACCTTTGACGAGGCGTGTGCTCATGCGCTCGATGTGACGGCGCTCGCACTGCTTGGCGAGCCGGCCGACGTCCGACACCGCGCCGAGCAGGCACTGATCCTGGCCGACCCTCTGGAAAGCCGCTCCGTCGCGGTCTTCGTACGCCGTGCCATTGGCCTAGCAGCCGCGGCCCAGGGCGACTACGCCACCGCCTATGTTCAATTCCGCTCCGCTTTCACCGACGACGGCGAGCCCGTCCATTGCGACGTCTCGCACACCGTCCTGGCCGAACTCGCTGCTGCAGCCGTCCGCCGAGGAAGGCAAAGGACGCCGCCGAACTGCTGGAGCGATCGACTCGGCGCCTGGGTACGGCCATGTCGGCACGGATTACCGCACTGCTCGACCGAGGCCGCGCCCTGCTCGCAGACGAAGCCCGGCCGCTGCTGACCGCGGCACTCGTCATCTTCCAACGACTCGGCACGCAGTCATGGATCGAGCGGACGAAGGCAGAACTGCGAGCCGCCGGCATCGAGGCCGCCGACAGCGTGGTGCCCAGTGCCTTCACCGAACTCAGCCCTCAGCAGCAGCAGATCGTTCAGCTCGCCGCCCACGGCCTGACGAACCGTGAGATCGGCGAAAAGCTCTTCCTCTCACCGCGCACGGTCGGCTCCCACCTCTACCGTGTGTTCCCCAAACTGGGCATCACTGCCCAGTCGCAGCTCCGCGACGTGGTCGAAGGGTCTGCCCGGCCCGGTGTGGGCCCCTTCGGGTGCGCGGAGATGGGTGGAATCGACCAGGGCGGCGGACAGGTTCAGTAACCCTGCGGTGCGCAGTTCGGCGAGCAACCGCTCAGGCAGTTGCTGCCAGACGCCAGCCTCATGCCACTCGGTCGACCGCCGCCAGCAGGTCGCGCCCGAGGCGCCGAAACAAGGCTGTGGGCAGCCGGTTCCAGCCGATCCCGGTGCGCACCGCATACAGGACGCCCTCCAGCGCGACTCGGTCGTCAACACGCCTGCGACTCGGATAGCGGAAATGCCCGGGGGCATCGGGATCAACGGTTCCAGCCGAGCCCACAGGTCGTCGGCCAGGACCTCAGCACGCACGCCATGATCTTGAAACGCCCTGCGCCGCTGGCAAAGCCGACACGCCGGCTCTCCTGCGGAACGAGGGCTGGTGGCGTGTCCTCGTCGGAAAGGTGGTCAGTCTCGTCGCGCAGAGCGATGACGGTGGTGCCCGGCCGACGCTGTACGCGGCCGTCCGGGCGGCAGCTATGCGGCCCCCGGGCGGTCCTGCAGGTGTGGGGGCGCACCGAAACTGGTCGGCCGCTCGGCGAAGGCGCAGGGCGCTGAGGTGGCCCGCCGCCTATGGGAGCTTTCCGATGAGTTGACGGGCGTTGCTGCCTTGCCTCGGCGTTCTCTCCAGGCACGCGCGGACACCTGAACCGGCGCCGACGGCTGTTACGAAGGACCCGGACAACAGCGGAGGCGCGTACGGCCCCTCGCCGGTCATGCCGTGCATCATCGGGATCAGTGTGGCCGCTGCGATCGCGGTCTTCCCTCACGACGGGAAAAGTGCGGGGCGGTTACGCACCAGGCGTCATACCGGGGAGCCGGCAGGGGGTGGACGGGGCCTGTCTCGCTGGTGTGGCAACACGATGGCGGGACCTTGGCGGTGAGGTCGCGCCGCCCGCGGTCCCACCCGGGGCGGCTTAGGCGTTCGCCGCTTCGAGGATGGTGGCGGAGGTCGTGAACACCTGAAGGACCTCGGCCGCGACGGCGTTGGCGTCCGTCGTGGCTTCGTTCTCAACGCCTAGCAGTGCCGCT is a window of Saccharothrix espanaensis DSM 44229 DNA encoding:
- a CDS encoding RidA family protein, which translates into the protein MTVSLINPDGHVQVPLYHHVAVATGSKQIHVAGQVAWDGNGELVAPGDLAGQVAQVYRNVAKSLAAAGATFDDVVRFTWYAAGWKRKMYDAFLAGAEQAATELGITATPPTALIGVEILFEPGILVEAEVTAVVD
- a CDS encoding helix-turn-helix transcriptional regulator is translated as MSARITALLDRGRALLADEARPLLTAALVIFQRLGTQSWIERTKAELRAAGIEAADSVVPSAFTELSPQQQQIVQLAAHGLTNREIGEKLFLSPRTVGSHLYRVFPKLGITAQSQLRDVVEGSARPGVGPFGCAEMGGIDQGGGQVQ
- a CDS encoding MarR family winged helix-turn-helix transcriptional regulator, producing MSSEREADRDASTEPRWLDAAEKEAWTGLISMALLMPGRLEAPLHQESGLTLFEYMTLSQISEAPGRVIRMSELAYLTNGSLSRLSNVVKRLEQRGLVTRSPDPADGRYTLATLTSSGYELLVAAAPVHLRAVRELVLDPLSKADRRALARIAAKLRTRPSDYHQDAR